A single region of the Ramlibacter henchirensis genome encodes:
- a CDS encoding transglycosylase SLT domain-containing protein yields MKKLLQAAGLSLALWLAGCATGPSPAPSPEPSLPPPSTQAPPPVSQQAPAAPPVVWSGPLSPITPAEAASLGVVSTEPPADLWERIRGGFSMPALDTDLVRRHEQWYATRPDYMQRMTDRSRKYLFHIVEELERRRMPSELALLPFIESAFNPQAVSSARAAGMWQFMPATGRDYDLKQNFFRDDRRDVLASTRAALDYLQRLHGMFGDWHLALAAYNWGEGSVGRAIAFNKRKGLGTGYEDLKMPDETRNYVPKLQAVKNIIGNPDQFRAELPVIENHPYFDVVTVDRDIDTALAAKLAGVALDDFKALNPQLNRPVILAAGTPQILLPWDNAKVFQRNLTDYSQGRFASWTAWTVPGTMSVAQAARRVGMSEAELRSVNTIPPRMLIKAGSVLVVPRPPSEQKDVAEHLADNGQLALAPEATLRRTTVKAGRKDTVASIARRYRVTPAQVADWNDVGASAAFRAGQQVILYLPVRGKAAPRSTSRARVAPAARAKPVVKSRRR; encoded by the coding sequence ATGAAGAAACTTCTGCAGGCCGCCGGCTTGTCCCTGGCGTTGTGGCTGGCCGGTTGCGCGACCGGGCCGTCTCCCGCTCCCTCTCCCGAACCGTCCCTTCCCCCGCCTTCCACCCAAGCTCCGCCCCCTGTGTCGCAGCAGGCGCCCGCCGCGCCTCCGGTGGTGTGGAGCGGGCCCCTGAGCCCGATCACGCCCGCCGAGGCGGCGTCGCTCGGCGTGGTCTCCACCGAGCCGCCGGCCGACCTCTGGGAGCGCATCCGCGGCGGCTTCTCCATGCCCGCGCTCGACACGGACCTGGTGCGCCGCCACGAGCAGTGGTACGCCACCCGGCCCGACTACATGCAGCGGATGACGGACCGCTCGCGCAAGTACCTGTTCCACATCGTCGAGGAACTGGAGCGCCGCCGCATGCCCAGCGAACTCGCGCTGCTGCCCTTCATCGAAAGCGCGTTCAACCCGCAGGCGGTGTCCAGCGCGCGCGCCGCGGGCATGTGGCAGTTCATGCCCGCCACGGGGCGCGACTACGACCTGAAGCAGAACTTCTTCCGCGACGACCGCCGCGACGTGCTGGCGTCCACCCGCGCCGCGCTCGACTACCTGCAGCGCCTGCACGGCATGTTCGGCGACTGGCACCTCGCGCTGGCCGCCTACAACTGGGGCGAAGGCAGCGTGGGCCGCGCCATCGCGTTCAACAAGCGCAAGGGCCTGGGCACGGGCTACGAAGACCTGAAGATGCCCGACGAGACACGCAACTACGTGCCCAAGCTGCAGGCGGTCAAGAACATCATCGGCAACCCCGACCAGTTCCGCGCGGAGCTGCCGGTGATCGAGAACCATCCCTACTTCGATGTCGTGACGGTCGACCGCGACATCGACACCGCGCTGGCCGCCAAGCTGGCGGGGGTGGCGCTGGACGACTTCAAGGCGCTCAACCCGCAGCTCAATCGCCCGGTGATCCTCGCGGCCGGCACGCCGCAGATCCTGCTGCCCTGGGACAACGCGAAAGTCTTCCAGCGCAACCTGACCGACTACAGCCAGGGCCGCTTCGCGAGCTGGACGGCGTGGACCGTGCCCGGGACGATGAGCGTGGCCCAGGCCGCGCGCCGGGTGGGCATGAGCGAGGCCGAGCTGCGCAGCGTCAACACCATCCCGCCGCGCATGCTGATCAAGGCCGGCTCGGTGCTCGTGGTCCCGCGTCCGCCCAGCGAGCAGAAGGACGTGGCGGAACACCTGGCCGACAACGGCCAGCTCGCCCTCGCCCCCGAAGCGACGCTGCGCCGCACGACCGTGAAGGCCGGCCGCAAGGACACCGTGGCGTCGATCGCGCGCCGCTACCGCGTGACGCCGGCCCAGGTGGCGGACTGGAACGACGTCGGCGCGTCCGCCGCTTTCCGTGCGGGCCAGCAGGTCATCCTGTACCTGCCGGTGCGCGGCAAGGCCGCCCCGCGCAGCACGAGCCGCGCGCGGGTGGCGCCCGCCGCGCGCGCCAAGCCGGTGGTCAAGAGCCGGCGTCGCTGA
- a CDS encoding MFS transporter gives MNADGAGRTAGFGALFSAVMLPMFMAAIDQTLLAAATPRIAGDLGGLSDTSWIAVGYLLATTIVAPIYGRMGDRYGRRNVLLVALGVFAAGSLACALSASMFGLIAARVLQGAGGGGLMVLSQALIGELVAPSERPRYQGYFAAVFTVSSVGGPVIGGFVVNHGDWRWLFWANLPLALLAAWRVASLPRPEPSAMRDAPYDPAGVVLFAACAVSALLWLSLVGHRFPLFSPTSAALAGTALLAGGLLAFQQRRHPSPFLPLDVLRIRGVGWVCLSIVGFAGTMFALVFLLPIYLQVAQNASAAGAGIQLLPLTIGMVVGSTLNARFSARTQRSGVLPPWGLGTASFALLTLAVWPPSTLSIGIAAAMCGVGFGTVMPSAQIATQMLAGRERLGAAAALLSLTRSTGAALGTAAFGGLAFALLNVQGSGAEGAGVRLEGLSAERVTQAFHLVFGALAVYAAAGAFAASRAPTMDLVQRTRAERPDVKAPVSDAGS, from the coding sequence TTGAACGCTGACGGCGCGGGCAGGACCGCCGGCTTCGGCGCGCTGTTCAGCGCGGTGATGCTGCCCATGTTCATGGCGGCGATCGACCAGACGCTGCTTGCGGCGGCCACTCCGCGCATCGCCGGCGACCTGGGCGGCCTCTCGGACACGTCCTGGATCGCGGTGGGCTACCTGCTGGCCACCACCATCGTCGCGCCGATCTACGGCCGCATGGGCGACCGCTACGGCCGCCGCAACGTGCTGCTGGTCGCGCTCGGCGTGTTCGCGGCCGGTTCGCTCGCATGCGCGCTGTCCGCCAGCATGTTCGGGCTGATCGCCGCGCGCGTGCTGCAGGGCGCTGGCGGCGGCGGGCTGATGGTGCTGTCGCAGGCGCTGATCGGCGAACTGGTCGCGCCCTCCGAGCGGCCGCGCTACCAGGGCTACTTCGCCGCGGTGTTCACCGTCTCCAGCGTGGGCGGCCCGGTGATCGGCGGATTCGTCGTCAACCACGGCGACTGGCGCTGGCTGTTCTGGGCCAACCTGCCGCTCGCGCTGCTGGCCGCGTGGCGCGTGGCCAGTCTGCCGCGGCCGGAGCCTTCGGCGATGCGGGACGCGCCCTACGACCCGGCGGGCGTGGTGCTGTTCGCGGCTTGCGCAGTCAGTGCGCTGCTGTGGCTGAGCCTGGTGGGTCACCGCTTCCCGCTGTTCTCGCCGACCAGCGCGGCCCTGGCCGGGACCGCGCTTCTGGCCGGGGGGCTGCTCGCGTTCCAGCAGCGCCGGCATCCGTCCCCGTTCCTGCCGCTGGACGTGCTGCGCATCCGCGGAGTCGGCTGGGTCTGCCTCTCCATCGTCGGCTTCGCCGGCACGATGTTCGCGCTGGTGTTCCTGCTGCCGATCTACCTGCAGGTGGCCCAGAACGCGAGCGCCGCGGGCGCGGGCATCCAGCTGCTGCCGCTGACGATCGGCATGGTGGTCGGCTCCACGCTCAACGCGCGGTTCAGCGCGCGCACCCAGCGCAGCGGCGTCCTGCCGCCCTGGGGTTTGGGCACGGCCTCGTTCGCGTTGCTGACGCTGGCCGTGTGGCCGCCTTCGACGCTGTCGATCGGCATCGCCGCCGCGATGTGCGGCGTGGGATTCGGGACCGTGATGCCCAGCGCGCAGATCGCCACCCAGATGCTGGCCGGACGGGAACGCCTGGGCGCCGCCGCGGCGCTGCTGTCATTGACGCGCTCGACGGGCGCCGCGCTCGGCACCGCGGCCTTCGGGGGACTGGCTTTCGCGCTGCTCAACGTGCAGGGCTCGGGCGCGGAGGGCGCCGGCGTGCGGCTGGAAGGCCTGTCGGCCGAGCGTGTCACGCAGGCTTTCCACCTGGTGTTCGGCGCGCTCGCCGTCTACGCCGCGGCGGGAGCCTTCGCGGCCTCCCGCGCGCCGACGATGGACCTGGTGCAGCGGACGCGGGCCGAACGGCCCGACGTCAAGGCGCCGGTCAGCGACGCCGGCTCTTGA
- a CDS encoding ABC transporter substrate-binding protein — MRKTAITRRGFAFGGACAVLLGAPALRAQARLEKARVVIAVGGKAAFYYLPLTIAEQLGYFRAEGLDVEIVDHASGPRALQALVAGSADVINGAYEHTINMQSRNHFVQSFVLMGRAPQIAVGVSTKSVPHYRAPADLRGRKIGVSAPGSSTNMVANLVLSRAGVKAHEVSYVGVGTSMGALSALRSGQIDAMSNTDPVMTMLEQRGEVKIISDTRTLKGTQDVFGGPMPAACFYANAEFVQKNPNTCQAMANAVVHALKWLQHAGPSDIIKTVPDAYLLGDRALYLASFNKVREAISLDGMLPEDGARTALRAVADFEAGIRPEKIDLARTYTNEFARRAKEKFKV; from the coding sequence ATGAGAAAAACGGCCATCACTCGCCGCGGGTTTGCCTTCGGGGGCGCCTGCGCGGTGCTGCTGGGCGCGCCGGCGCTGCGCGCGCAGGCACGCCTGGAAAAAGCGCGCGTGGTCATCGCGGTGGGCGGCAAGGCGGCGTTCTACTACCTACCCCTCACCATCGCCGAGCAGCTGGGCTACTTCAGGGCCGAGGGCCTGGACGTCGAGATCGTCGACCACGCCAGCGGCCCGCGCGCGCTGCAGGCGCTGGTCGCCGGCTCCGCGGATGTGATCAACGGTGCGTACGAGCACACGATCAACATGCAGAGCCGCAACCACTTCGTGCAGTCGTTCGTGCTCATGGGGCGCGCGCCGCAGATCGCAGTGGGCGTGTCGACGAAGTCGGTGCCCCACTACCGCGCGCCGGCCGACCTGCGCGGCCGCAAGATCGGCGTTTCCGCGCCGGGCTCCTCCACCAACATGGTGGCCAACCTGGTGCTCTCGCGCGCCGGCGTGAAGGCGCACGAAGTGAGCTACGTCGGCGTCGGCACCTCGATGGGCGCGCTGTCGGCGCTGCGCTCGGGCCAGATCGACGCGATGAGCAACACCGACCCGGTGATGACCATGCTGGAGCAGCGCGGCGAGGTGAAGATCATCAGCGACACGCGCACGCTCAAGGGCACGCAGGACGTCTTCGGCGGCCCGATGCCGGCGGCCTGCTTCTACGCCAACGCGGAGTTCGTGCAGAAGAACCCCAACACCTGCCAGGCGATGGCCAACGCCGTGGTGCACGCGCTCAAGTGGCTGCAGCACGCCGGTCCCAGCGACATCATCAAGACGGTGCCCGACGCATACCTGCTCGGCGATCGGGCGCTGTACCTGGCCTCGTTCAACAAGGTGCGCGAGGCCATCTCGCTGGACGGCATGCTGCCCGAGGACGGCGCGCGCACCGCGCTGCGCGCCGTGGCCGATTTCGAGGCCGGCATCCGGCCCGAGAAGATCGACCTGGCGCGCACCTACACGAACGAATTCGCCCGCCGCGCGAAGGAAAAGTTCAAGGTTTGA
- a CDS encoding MAPEG family protein, with translation MGPTRFTVAYWCVLAAALLPYLCAYLAKSGGLFKPRSQGGFDNHDPRAWLARQTDWHARANAAQANSFEALPLFIGAVIIAHQLGAPQTRLDILAVLFVTLRIIYIAMYVAGLPTVRSAVWAAALLVNIGILLSALR, from the coding sequence ATGGGACCGACCCGCTTCACCGTCGCGTACTGGTGCGTGCTCGCGGCCGCGCTGCTGCCCTACCTGTGCGCGTACCTCGCCAAGTCGGGCGGGCTGTTCAAGCCGCGCAGCCAGGGCGGCTTCGACAACCACGATCCGCGCGCCTGGCTGGCCAGGCAGACCGACTGGCACGCGCGCGCCAACGCGGCGCAGGCCAACAGCTTCGAGGCGCTGCCGCTTTTCATAGGTGCGGTGATCATCGCGCACCAGCTGGGCGCTCCGCAGACGCGGCTGGACATCCTCGCCGTGCTCTTCGTGACGCTGCGGATCATCTACATCGCGATGTACGTCGCGGGCCTGCCCACGGTGCGTTCGGCGGTGTGGGCCGCGGCGCTGCTGGTCAACATCGGCATCCTGCTTTCCGCCCTTCGCTAG
- the recR gene encoding recombination mediator RecR, with the protein MPDSSLNALIEALRRLPGVGVKTASRMAFHLLQHDREGAQLLAQALQQASTRMRHCSLCHTFTEGEVCATCLDPQRDASKLCIVETPADQAALERTAAYRGRYFVLMGKLSPLDGIGPRDIGLAKLFERATDGAVQEVILATNFTAEGEATAHVIGEALKQRGLKVTRLARGVPAGSELEYVDLGTIAHALVDRR; encoded by the coding sequence TTGCCTGATTCGTCCCTCAACGCCCTGATCGAAGCCCTGCGGCGCCTTCCCGGCGTCGGCGTGAAGACCGCCTCGCGCATGGCGTTCCACCTGCTGCAGCACGATCGCGAAGGCGCGCAGCTGCTCGCGCAGGCGCTGCAGCAGGCGTCCACGCGAATGCGGCATTGCAGCCTGTGCCATACGTTCACCGAAGGCGAGGTCTGCGCGACCTGCCTGGATCCGCAGCGCGATGCCAGCAAGCTGTGCATCGTCGAGACGCCCGCCGACCAGGCGGCGCTGGAGCGCACCGCGGCGTACCGCGGCCGCTACTTCGTGCTGATGGGCAAGCTCAGTCCGCTCGACGGCATCGGCCCGCGCGACATCGGCCTGGCCAAGCTGTTCGAGCGCGCGACCGACGGCGCGGTGCAGGAGGTGATCCTCGCGACCAACTTCACCGCCGAAGGCGAGGCCACAGCGCACGTCATCGGCGAAGCGCTCAAGCAGCGCGGCCTGAAGGTGACACGCCTGGCGCGCGGGGTGCCCGCCGGCAGCGAGCTGGAGTACGTGGACCTGGGCACCATCGCCCACGCGCTGGTCGACCGGCGCTAG
- a CDS encoding YbaB/EbfC family nucleoid-associated protein: MFNKGQLAGLMKQAQAMQENLKKAQEELATIEVSGESGAGLVKVTMTCKHDVKRVEIDPSLLADDKDMLEDLVAAAFNAAVRKAEETSQEKMGKLTAGMPGLPGGMKFPF, translated from the coding sequence ATGTTCAACAAGGGACAGCTGGCCGGCCTCATGAAGCAGGCCCAGGCCATGCAGGAGAACCTGAAGAAGGCGCAGGAGGAACTCGCCACCATCGAGGTGTCGGGGGAGTCGGGCGCCGGCTTGGTGAAGGTCACGATGACGTGCAAGCACGACGTCAAGCGGGTGGAGATCGACCCCAGCCTGCTCGCCGACGACAAGGACATGCTCGAGGACCTGGTCGCCGCCGCCTTCAATGCCGCCGTGCGCAAGGCGGAAGAGACCTCGCAGGAGAAGATGGGAAAGCTCACCGCGGGCATGCCGGGTCTGCCGGGCGGGATGAAGTTTCCGTTCTGA
- the dnaX gene encoding DNA polymerase III subunit gamma/tau has protein sequence MSYLVLARKYRPKNFGQMVGQEHVVQALSNALEQQRLHHAYLFTGTRGVGKTTVSRILAKSLNCQGPDGQGGITATPCGVCQACADIDAGRFVDYTELDAASNRGVDEVQSLLEQAVYKPVQGRFKVFMIDEVHMLTGHAFNAMLKTLEEPPEYLKFVLATTDPQKVPVTVLSRCLQFNLRPMAPQTVQEHLAAVLQSEGVEAEPQALRLLARAARGSMRDALSLTDQAIAFGGGALQEAAVRQMLGSVDRTHVFRLVEALAGSDGRAVVDISEALRVNGLSAAGALEEMTAVLQRMAVVQAVPDTGDAGDPDHADIARLAALLPADETQLLYTMCLHGRAELGLAPDEYAALTMVLLRLLAFRPGADAAAPAEKKTLNAARPSPEPALSAAPAVRAPQAPGVQLPVAATVTGPAPAAQAAPSPARPPGQVLPVVDPPARGAAPAPSRARPAGDGAVVGVPVRVQPESPREAASVATSFVPSEEGDFWHSTVQALVAAEAITALVRELALQSQLVARDEGHWLLRVERESLNQPASRERLQNALKVAGHEVAITIELGAVSDSPARRNAAAAAQRQREAEEIILNDPFVQQMMRDFGAKIVPGSIKPIQGS, from the coding sequence ATGTCCTATCTCGTGCTCGCCCGCAAGTACCGGCCGAAGAACTTCGGCCAGATGGTCGGCCAGGAGCACGTGGTGCAGGCGCTCTCGAATGCGCTGGAGCAGCAGCGGCTGCACCACGCGTACCTGTTCACCGGCACCCGGGGCGTGGGCAAGACCACGGTCTCGCGCATCCTGGCCAAGTCGCTCAACTGCCAGGGCCCGGACGGGCAGGGCGGCATCACCGCCACGCCCTGCGGCGTGTGCCAGGCCTGCGCGGACATCGACGCCGGCCGGTTCGTCGACTACACCGAGCTGGACGCGGCCTCCAACCGGGGCGTCGACGAGGTCCAGTCGCTGCTGGAGCAGGCGGTCTACAAGCCGGTGCAGGGGCGCTTCAAGGTCTTCATGATCGACGAGGTGCATATGCTCACCGGGCACGCGTTCAACGCGATGCTCAAGACGCTGGAAGAGCCGCCGGAATACCTCAAGTTCGTGCTGGCCACGACCGACCCGCAGAAGGTGCCGGTCACGGTGCTGTCGCGCTGCCTGCAGTTCAACCTGCGGCCGATGGCGCCGCAGACGGTGCAGGAGCACCTGGCCGCCGTGCTGCAGTCCGAAGGCGTCGAGGCCGAGCCGCAGGCGCTGCGGCTGCTGGCCCGCGCCGCGCGCGGATCGATGCGCGATGCGCTGTCTCTCACCGACCAGGCCATCGCGTTCGGCGGCGGGGCTCTGCAGGAAGCCGCGGTGCGCCAGATGCTCGGCAGCGTGGATCGCACGCACGTGTTCCGGCTGGTCGAGGCGCTGGCCGGGAGCGATGGCCGCGCGGTGGTCGACATCTCGGAAGCGCTGCGCGTCAACGGCCTGTCGGCGGCCGGCGCGCTGGAAGAGATGACGGCCGTGCTGCAGCGCATGGCGGTGGTGCAGGCGGTGCCGGACACCGGTGACGCGGGCGACCCGGACCATGCGGACATCGCGCGCCTGGCGGCGCTGCTGCCGGCCGACGAAACCCAGCTGCTCTATACGATGTGCCTGCACGGCCGCGCCGAGCTGGGCCTGGCGCCCGACGAGTACGCGGCGCTCACGATGGTGCTGCTGCGCCTGCTGGCTTTCCGCCCAGGCGCCGATGCTGCGGCCCCCGCGGAAAAAAAAACTCTGAACGCAGCCAGGCCTTCGCCTGAGCCCGCGCTTTCCGCCGCACCGGCGGTCCGTGCGCCGCAAGCGCCTGGGGTCCAGCTCCCTGTGGCCGCAACCGTGACGGGCCCGGCGCCCGCTGCGCAAGCCGCACCATCGCCCGCGCGACCGCCGGGACAGGTCCTGCCCGTGGTCGATCCGCCCGCCCGGGGCGCGGCACCTGCGCCCAGCCGCGCGCGCCCGGCAGGCGACGGCGCGGTGGTCGGAGTGCCCGTTCGCGTGCAGCCCGAGTCGCCGCGGGAGGCCGCCAGCGTCGCGACGAGCTTCGTGCCGAGCGAAGAGGGCGACTTCTGGCATTCGACGGTGCAGGCGCTGGTCGCTGCGGAAGCGATCACCGCCCTGGTCCGCGAGCTGGCCCTGCAGTCGCAGCTGGTCGCGCGCGACGAGGGCCACTGGCTGCTGCGCGTCGAGCGCGAATCGCTGAACCAGCCGGCGTCGCGAGAACGCCTGCAGAACGCGCTGAAGGTCGCCGGGCACGAGGTGGCGATCACCATCGAGCTCGGTGCGGTGAGCGACAGCCCCGCGCGCCGCAATGCCGCCGCCGCGGCGCAGCGCCAGCGCGAGGCCGAGGAGATCATCCTCAACGACCCGTTCGTGCAGCAGATGATGCGGGACTTTGGCGCGAAAATCGTGCCTGGAAGCATCAAGCCCATCCAGGGCAGCTAA